One window of Saimiri boliviensis isolate mSaiBol1 chromosome 4, mSaiBol1.pri, whole genome shotgun sequence genomic DNA carries:
- the EEF1A1 gene encoding elongation factor 1-alpha 1: MGKEKTHINIVVIGHVDSGKSTTTGHLIYKCGGIDKRTIEKFEKEAAEMGKGSFKYAWVLDKLKAERERGITIDISLWKFETSKYYVTIIDAPGHRDFIKNMITGTSQADCAVLIVAAGVGEFEAGISKNGQTREHALLAYTLGVKQLIVGVNKMDSTEPPYSQKRYEEIVKEVSTYIKKIGYNPDTVAFVPISGWNGDNMLEPSANMPWFKGWKVTRKDGNASGTTLLEALDCILPPTRPTDKPLRLPLQDVYKIGGIGTVPVGRVETGVLKPGMVVTFAPVNVTTEVKSVEMHHEALSEALPGDNVGFNVKNVSVKDVRRGNVAGDSKNDPPMEAAGFTAQVIILNHPGQISAGYAPVLDCHTAHIACKFAELKEKIDRRSGKKLEDGPKFLKSGDAAIVDMVPGKPMCVESFSDYPPLGRFAVRDMRQTVAVGVIKAVDKKAAGAGKVTKSAQKAQKAK; this comes from the exons atgggaaaggaaaagactCATATCAACATTGTCGTCATTGGACATGTAGATTCCGGCAAGTCCACCACTACTGGCCATCTAATCTACAAATGCGGGGGCATTGACAAAAGAAccattgaaaaatttgaaaaggagGCTGCTGAG ATGGGAAAGGGCTCCTTCAAGTATGCCTGGGTCTTGGATAAACTGAAAGCTGAGCGTGAACGTGGTATCACCATTGATATCTCCTTGtggaaattcgagaccagcaagTACTACGTGACTATCATTGatgccccaggacacagagacttcatcaaaaacatGATTACAGGGACATCTCAG GCTGACTGTGCTGTCCTGATTGTCGCTGCTGGTGTTGGTGAATTTGAAGCTGGTATCTCCAAGAACGGGCAGACCCGAGAGCATGCCCTCCTGGCTTACACACTAGGTGTGAAACAACTTATTGTTGGTGTTAACAAAATGGATTCCACTGAGCCACCCTACAGCCAGAAGAGATACGAGGAAATCGTTAAGGAAGTCAGCacttatattaagaaaattggCTACAACCCCGACACAGTAGCATTTGTGCCAATTTCTGGTTGGAATGGTGACAACATGCTGGAGCCAAGTGCTAAC ATGCCTTGGTTCAAGGGTTGGAAAGTCACCCGTAAGGATGGCAATGCCAGTGGGACCACACTGCTTGAGGCACTTGACTGCATCCTACCACCAACTCGTCCAACTGATAAGCCCTTGCGCCTGCCTCTCCAGGATGTCTATAAAATTGGTG GTATTGGTACTGTTCCTGTTGGCCGAGTGGAGACTGGTGTTCTCAAACCTGGTATGgtggtcacctttgctccagtcaaCGTTACAACTGAAGTGAAATCTGTTGAAATGCACCATGAAGCTTTGAGTGAAGCTCTTCCTGGGGACAATGTGGGCTTCAATGTCAAGAACGTGTCTGTCAAGGATGTTCGTCGTGGCAACGTTGCTGGTGACAGCAAGAACGACCCACCAATGGAAGCAGCTGGCTTCACTGCTCAG GTGATTATCCTGAACCATCCAGGCCAAATCAGTGCTGGCTATGCCCCTGTACTGGATTGCCACACCGCTCACATTGCCTGCAAGTTTGCTGAGctgaaggaaaagattgatcGCCGTTCTGGTAAAAAGCTGGAAGATGGCCCTAAATTCTTGAAGTCTGGTGATGCTGCCATTGTTGATATGGTTCCTGGCAAGCCCATGTGTGTTGAGAGCTTCTCAGATTATCCACCTCTCG gtcgCTTTGCTGTTCGTGATATGAGACAGACAGTTGCCGTGGGTGTCATCAAAGCAGTGGACAAGAAGGCTGCTGGAGCTGGCAAGGTCACCAAGTCTGCCCAGAAAGCTCAGAAGGCTAAATGA